From Sulfolobales archaeon, a single genomic window includes:
- the thrC gene encoding threonine synthase — translation MGLEIRDKRVVLKCLICNRENISSVRATFCSFCGGPLEVLMDVSNISRSEFYNIRSMWRYRRALPMGDQIEPITLGEGATPAIRLKTISRVLGVREIYAKIEGMNPTGSFKDRGMSLAVSLATHYGFKEFIVASTGNTAASAAAYGARAGARVTVVLPKGYVANGKLFQSMLHGARTIYIDGSFDDALLNVFEELSGKDMLYPLNSINPWRLEGQKTAAYEIAEDLGEVDLVILPVGNGGNIYALYKGFKEARDIGLIGRMPRIIGVQARGASPIARGWVYGGKAIEPFEKPETIATAIRIGKPANWLKAFKAVRETGGFFVIVDDDEILASQGLLARLEGIGCEPASAASLAGLIKIVNEGLIDPDSSIAIVLTGHALKDPNIRS, via the coding sequence ATGGGGCTAGAGATAAGGGATAAAAGGGTTGTTCTAAAATGCCTCATATGTAATAGGGAGAATATATCTAGTGTTAGGGCTACATTCTGCAGCTTCTGTGGAGGACCTCTAGAGGTTTTAATGGATGTCTCCAACATATCTAGATCCGAGTTCTATAATATTAGAAGCATGTGGAGATATAGAAGAGCACTCCCAATGGGCGACCAGATCGAGCCGATAACGCTGGGAGAAGGGGCAACCCCTGCTATAAGGTTGAAAACGATAAGCAGGGTTCTAGGGGTTAGAGAGATATATGCAAAGATAGAGGGTATGAACCCTACTGGAAGCTTCAAGGATAGAGGTATGAGTCTTGCTGTGAGCCTCGCAACTCATTATGGCTTTAAAGAGTTTATAGTAGCTAGCACAGGGAATACGGCTGCATCAGCAGCAGCATATGGCGCAAGAGCCGGGGCTAGGGTCACAGTTGTCCTTCCCAAGGGCTATGTAGCTAATGGAAAGCTGTTTCAAAGCATGCTACATGGTGCTAGAACAATATATATAGATGGATCCTTTGACGATGCCTTATTAAATGTATTTGAAGAGCTATCCGGAAAAGACATGCTATATCCACTAAATTCTATAAACCCATGGAGGCTTGAGGGGCAGAAAACCGCTGCCTATGAAATAGCTGAGGATCTAGGGGAAGTTGATCTAGTGATCCTACCGGTTGGAAATGGAGGAAATATATATGCCCTCTACAAAGGCTTCAAAGAAGCCCGCGATATAGGATTGATAGGTAGAATGCCAAGAATAATTGGGGTTCAGGCTAGAGGGGCATCGCCAATAGCTAGAGGGTGGGTCTATGGTGGAAAGGCTATAGAACCTTTTGAAAAACCCGAAACAATTGCAACTGCGATAAGGATTGGAAAACCAGCTAACTGGCTAAAAGCTTTTAAAGCTGTTAGAGAGACAGGGGGCTTCTTCGTGATCGTTGATGACGATGAGATCTTAGCTTCCCAAGGGCTTCTCGCAAGGCTCGAGGGGATCGGGTGTGAGCCGGCTAGTGCAGCATCTTTAGCAGGCCTCATAAAGATTGTTAATGAGGGCCTCATAGATCCCGATTCTAGCATCGCTATAGTATTAACGGGACACGCTTTAAAAGATCCAAATATAAGATCCTAG